AGAACCACGCCTCGGTCGCGGTGGTGACCGACCCGGCCGCGTACCCGGCGGTGGTGGCCGCGCTCGCCGACGGCGGCTTCACCCTGGCCCGCCGCCGCGCGCTCGCGGCCCGGGCGTTCGCCGACATCGCCGACTACGACGTGGCGGTGGCCGACTGGTTCGCCACCACGGTGGCCCCGGCCGAGGACGGCTGGCCGGAGTTCGCCGGCCTGGCGCTGCGCCGCCGGGCCGTGCTGCGGTATGGCGAGAACCCGCACCAGTCGGCCGCGCTCTACACCGACCCGGGCGCCCCGGCGGGGCTGGCCCAGGCCGAGCAACTGCACGGCAAGGAGATGTCCTACAACAACTACGTCGACGCGGACGCCGCCTGGCGGGCCGTGCACGACTTCCCCGGCCAGCCGGCGGTGGCGGTGATCAAGCACGCCAACCCGTGCGGCATCGCGGTCGGCGCGGACGTGGCCGAGGCGCACCGCAAGGCGCACGCCTGCGACCCGGTCTCCGCGTTCGGCGGCGTGATCGCGGTGAACGGTCCGGTCGGCGTGGAGCTGGCCCGGCAGGTCGCGGAGATCTTCACCGAGGTGCTCGTGGCGCCCGGGTTCGACGCGGACGCGCTGGAGCTGCTGCGGGCGAAGAAGAACCTCCGGCTGCTGCGCGCGCCGGCGTACGCGCCGAGGCCGGCGGAGTGGCGGCCGGTCAGCGGCGGCGTGCTGGTGCAGGCGCGGGACGCGGTGGACGCGCCCGGCGACGACCCGGCCGGCTGGACGCTCGCCACCGGTGACCCGGCCGACGAGGCGACGCTGCGCGACCTGGCGTTCGCCTGGCGGGCGGTCCGCGCGGTGAAGAGCAACGCGATCCTGCTGGCCCGCGACGGCGCGACCGTCGGGGTGGGGATGGGTCAGGTCAACCGGGTGGACTCGGCGCGGCTGGCGGTCGCCCGGGCCGGCGACGAGCGGGCCCGCGGCTCGGTCTGCGCCTCGGACGCCTTCTTCCCGTTCGCCGACGGCCCGCAGATCCTGATCGACGCCGGCGTGCGGGCGATCGTGCAGCCCGGCGGTTCGATCCGCGACGAGGAGACGATCGCGGCCTGCAAGGAAGCAGGCGTGACGATGTACCTCACCGGCACCCGGCACTTCTTCCACTGACGCTCGGGACCCGGGTGCGTCCGGCGGACGCACCCGGTCGCGTCGCTCAGACGTCCGGGCGCACCTCGGCGAAGTGGCAGGCCGACGGGTGCGGGTCGGCGGCGCGGGGCACCGTCTGCGGGTCCTGGACCGCGCAGACCTCTTCCGCCTTCCAGCACCGGGTGCGGAACCGGCAGCCCGACGGCGGGTCGGCCGGGCTGGGCACGTCGCCGGTGAGCCGGATGACGGTCCGCCGGTCGCGGGCCTCCGGGTCGGGCACCGGCACCGCCGACAGCAACGCCTGGGTGTACGGGTGGGTGGCCCGCTGGTAGATCTGCTCCTCGGTGCCGATCTCCACGATCCGGCCCAGGTACATCACGGCCACCCGGTCGCAGATGTGCCGGACCACCGACAGGTCGTGCGCGATGAAGATGTAGGAGAGCCCGAACTCGTCCTGGAGCTGCCGCAACAGGTTGATCACCTGGGCCTGGATGGAGACGTCCAGGGCCGACACCGGCTCGTCGCAGACGATGATCTCGGGGCGCAGCGCGAGCGCGCGGGCGATGCCGATGCGCTGCCGCTGGCCGCCGGAGAACTGGTGCGGATAGCGGTTAATGTGTTCCGGGTTGAGGCCGACCACGTCCAGCAGCTCCCGCACCCGCTGCCGCCGGCTGCCCTTCGGCGCGGCGTCCGGGTGGATCGCGAACGGTTCGCCGACGATGTCGCCCACAGTCATCCGCGGGTTGAGCGACGTGTACGGGTCCTGCATCACCATCTGCATGTTCCGCCGCACCCGGCGCAGCTCGGCGCCCCCGGCCCGGAACAGGTCCCGCCCCTCCAGGGTGGCCCGCCCGGCGGTCGGCGTCTCCAGCCGCATCAGCAGCCGGGCGAGGGTGGACTTGCCGCAGCCGGACTCGCCGACCACGCCGAGCGTCTCGCCGCGGCGCAGCTCGAAGCTCACCCCGTCGACCGCCCGCACCGCGCCGATCTGCCGCTTGAACAGCACGCCCCGGGTGATCGGGAAGTGCTTGACCAACTCGTCGACCGCGAGGATCGTCTCGCCGCGAACCTTGCCCGGGTCAGCGGTCATCGTGGACCTCCTGCGCGAAGTGGCACGCGCTGGTCCGGCCGTCGCCGAGGACGAGGTCGTGCGGCACCTCGTCCACGCAGACCTGCCGCGCGTACGGGCAGCGGGGGTGGAACGGGCAGCCGGAGGGGATCCGCATCAGGTTCGGCGGCAACCCCCGGATGGTCGACAGCTCCTGCCCGCGCACGTCGAGCCGGGGGATCGACTCCAACAACCCCTTGGTGTACGGGTGGGCGGGCGCCCGGTACAGCGCGCGCACGTCGGCGTGCTCGACGATCCGGCCGGCGTACATGACCGCGATCCGGTCCGCCACCCCGGCGACCACCCCGAGGTCGTGGGTGATCAGGATGAGCGCCATGCCGAGGTCCCGCCGCAGGTCGGCCAGCAGGTCCATGATCTGGGCCTGCACGGTGACGTCGAGGGCCGTGGTGGGCTCGTCGGCGATCAGCACCTTCGGGTCCAGCGCCAACGCCATGGCGATCATGACCCGTTGCCGCATCCCGCCGGAGAACTGGTGCGGGTGGTCGCCGAGCCGCTTCGCCGCGGCCGGGATCCGGACCAGGTCCATCAGCTCGACCGCCCGCCGGCGCGCGTCGGCCCGGGACAGCCCGGCCCGCTGCCGCAGCGACTCACCGATCTGCCAACCGACCGGGAAGACCGGGTTCAACGCCGACAGCGCGTCCTGGAAGATCATCGCGATTTCCGCGCCGCGCACCTGCCGGCGCTCGGACTCCGACCGGGTGAGCAGGTCCCGCCCCTGGTAGCGGATCTCACCGGCGCGGACGTACGCCGGTGGGGTGTCCAGGATGCCCATGATGGCCTGCGCGGTGACCGACTTGCCGGAGCCGGACTCGCCGAGCACGGCGAGCGTCTCGCCGGCGTCCAGGTGGTACGTCACCCCGTTGATCACCCGGGCCACACCCTCGCGGGTGCGGAACTCGACGTGCAGGTCCCGTACCTCAAGCAGGTGCCCGCCGGGCGGGGTGGGGGAGGCCGGCGTCGGCATCTGTCTCACCGCAGTTTCGGGTCGAAGGCGTCGCGGACCGCGTCGCCGAGCATGATGAAGGCGAGCACGGTCAGCGCGAGGAAGGCCGACGGCACGATCAGCGGCGTCGCCGACTCCCGCATGTGCACCCGGCCGGCGTCGATGTCGATGCCCCAGGAGATGGTCGGGGCCTTCAGGCCGATGCCGAGGAAGCTCAGCGTCGCCTCGGCCGCGATGAACGACCCGAGCGCGATGGTGAGCACCACGATGGCCGGGGCGAGCGCGTTCGGCAGGATGTGCCGCCACATGATCCGGCCGTTGCCGGCGCCGAGCATCCGGGCCGCGGCCACGTAGTCCTGCTCCCGGGCGGTGATGACCGAGGAGCGCACCACGCGGGCCGCGGTGGTCCAGCCGAGCAGCGCCAGCACCAGGATGACCGCGAACAGGCGTACCGTCTCGCCGCTTGTGCTCACGCGCTTGAGCAGCACGATGGCGGCCAGCAGCAGCGGGATGCCGAGCACGATGTCGATCACCCGGGAGAGCACCGCGTCCACCCAGCCGCCGAAGAAGCCGGCGACCATGCCGACGACGAGCGCGATCACGCCGGTGATCAGCGCCGAGAACGCGCCGACCAGCAGCGACGCGCGGGCCCCGTAGACGGCGCGGGCGAACGTGTCGCAGCCCTGGAAGTCGTACCCGAAGATCGCCCCGCCGGACGGCCCGGCATGCTGCCGGGACAGCACGCAGTCGCGCGGGTCGTTGGCGGCGAACAGCCCGGGCGCGACGGCCATCGCGGCGACCAGCGCGACGAGCAGCAGACTGAGCCAGAAGACCGGGTTGCGGCGCAGGTCCCGCCAGGCGTCGCCGGCCAGGCTGCGGGGTCGGCGCGGCTCGCCGGCCCGGTCCGGGGTGGCCGGCTCGCCGGAGACGCCGCGTCGTGCCGACTGGTCCTCGGTCGCCGCCACCGTTTCGAAGTCACTCATAGCGGATCCTCGGGTCGAGTACGGCGTAGAGCACGTCCACCACGAGGTTGGACAGCAGGTAGACCACGACGAGCACGCTGACGATGCCCACCACCAGCGGCCCGTCCTCGGTGCGGATGCCGCGGAACAGGTTGAAGCCGACACCGGGGATGTTGAACACGCCCTCGGTGATGATCGCGCCGCTCATCAGGTTGCCCAGCTCGACGCCGAGGAAGGTGACCACCGGGATGAGCGAGTTGCGCAGCACGTGCACGCCGACGATGCGCCGCCGCACCAGGCCCTTCGACCGGGCGGTGCGCACGTAGTCGGCGCGCAGGTTCTCCGACACCGACGTCCGGGTCAGCCGCAGCGCGGTGGCGAGCGACAGCGAGCCGAGCACGAGGCCGGGCAGCAGCAGCGCCCACAGCGAGGGCTGGGCGCCGGCGGTGGGCGGGAAGATCGGCCAGCGTACGCCGAGGAAGTACTGCGCCAGCGGGGCCAGCACGATCGTGGGTATGCCGAGCACCAGCAGCGTGAGCACGAGCGTCGCGTAGTCGAAGACGCCGGCCCTCCGGATGCCGGCGATCACCCCGGCGGTGACTCCGACTCCGATGGTCACGGCTATCGCGATCAGCGCCAGCTTCACGGTGACCGGCCAGGCGGCGGCGAGGATGTCGCCGATCTGCCGGCCGGTCAGCGACTCGCCGAGGTCACCCCGGAGCAGGCCGCCCAGGTAGTTGACGTAGCGGTAGAGGAAGCCGCCGATCCCGGTGGCGTCCAGGTGGTACTTCTCGGTCAGGTAGGCGCGCTGGGCCGCGGTGACGGGCCGTTCCCCGGCGAGCGCCTGGATCGGGTCGCCCTGCCCGGCGAACATCAGCGCGTAGACGATCAGCGTGGTCCCGAAGAAGGCGAGGACCATCTGGAGCAGTCGCCGCAGGATGAAGCGGAGCATGCTGGCAAGTCTGCCGAAAGCGCACGAAATGCGGGCCAATGCCAGGGCCGGGCCACCCGGTGGGGGTGGCCCGGCCCGTGCCGAGGGGTGTCAGGCGCGTTCGATCTCCAGCAGGTCCACCCGGTCGAAGAGGTCCACGTGCACGTTCGTGACCTTGGTGGAGTGGCCGAAGTTGTTCTGCCCGTACCGCAGCGGGATCACCGGCAGGTCCTGCGCGAGGAGGTCCTCCGCCGCCTGGTACTTCTTGATCGCCTCGTCCTCGGTCGCCGCGCGGGCGCCCTCGGCGAGCAGCTTGTCGAACTCCGGGTTCGAGTAGCCGTAGTAGTTCGACGAGCCGTTGGTGCTGTACAGCGGGCCCAGATAGTTCTCCATGGACGGGTAGTCCATCACCCAGCCCATCCGGAACAGGCCGACCGACTGCTTCTGCTTGAGCTTGGTCAGCAGGTCCGCGAACTTCGGCTCGGCGTTGCCCACGCACTCCACGCCCAGGTTGGCCTTGAGCTGGTTGCAGGTGGCGTCGATCCAGTCCTTGTGGCCGCCGTCGCCGTTGTAGGACAGCTCGATCTTCTGCGGGCCGCCCGCGGCCTCGTACATCGCCTTGGCCTTGGCCGGGTCGAACGCGCCGGCGGTGCCGATGGTGTTCTCCCGGTAGCCCGCGACCACGGGCGAGACGAACGAACGGGCCGGCTGCTGCGAGTCCTTGAAGATCGACGTGGTGATCTCGTCCCGGTCGATCGCCATCGAGATGGCCTTGCGCACCTCGGGCTTGCTGAACTCCTTCTGGAACGTCGGGAACGCCAGCACCTGGAGCGACGAGGCCGGACTCTGCTGGAACCGGTCGCCGAGGTCGGTGGCGGCGGTCGACAGGTTCTCGGTCGGGATCGTCTTGATCACGTCGAGGTTGTCCGCCAGCACGTCCGCGTACGCGGCGGTCGGCTGCTGGTAGATCCGGAACTCGACGCCGCCGACCTTGGGCTGCTGGCCCGGGAAGGCGTCGTAGCGCTCCACCTCGACCTTGGCGTCGTGCTGCCAGGTGCCCTTCATCTTGAACGGGCCCTGGCCGATCGGCGCCTGCTCGTAGCCCTCGGCGAGCACGCCCGGCGCGGAGAAGGCCGCCTCGGGCAGCGGGTAGAACGCCGTGTAGCCGAGCATGGTCTTGAAGTCGACGTACGGCTCGGTGAGCGTCACGGTGAAGGTCAGGTCGTCGACCTTCTTCAGGCCGCTCAGCGTCTCGGCCTTCGGCTTCTCGCCCTGAAGGTCGTCGTAGCCGGCGATCTTCTCGAAGAAGTAGCTGGAGTTCTGCCCGTTCGGGGCGTACGCGCCGTAGTTCCAGGCGTCGACGTAGTTGTCGGCGGTGACCTTCTCGCCGTTGTGGAACGTGTAGCCGGGCTTCAGCTTGATCGTCCAGACCTTGTTGTCCGACGACGTCACCGACTCGGCCGCCACCTCGTGCGGCTTGTTCGCCTCGTCGTAGTCGACGAGCGGGCTGAACAGGGCCGACAGGACCTGCGAGCCACTCGTCTCGTTGGTGTTTGTCGGCACCAGGTGCTGCGGCTCGGCGATCTCGATCCGCACGGCCGCGTCGGGGTCGCTTGCGCCGCCGCTGCCGCCGCCCGGGCCGCAGGCCGTCAGGCCCAGCGTCACCGCGAGCGGGAGAGCGGCCCAGGCCGCGAGCCTACGAACACGCATGGGGTCTCCTCGTCTCCTCACGCTGCGCGGTCGGCCCGACGTTGGGTGACTCTGCGCAACGAGCCGTAACGGTAGGTCGCGGTGCGGCGGATCGACAACGGAAGCGTTGCGAGCTGGTAACGGAGTGTGTCCCGATGTCCCGTTTCGGTCCCTGATCGGTGACCCTGAGTGACGGAACCCACGCTGCGGAGCGTGATCACCTGCGGTCGTCGTCCGGCCCGGTCGCGGGCGTGAGACGATCACGACGTGACGGCGACGATCCTGGACGGCAAGGCCACCGCGGCGGAGATCAAGGACGAACTGCGGGCGCGGGTCAAGGCGCTCGCCGAGCGCGGCATCACCCCCGGGCTCGGTACGGTCCTGGTCGGGGAGGACCCCGGCTCCCAGGCGTACGTCAACGGCAAGCACCGCGACTGCGCCGAGGTCGGCATCGCCTCGCTGCGGGTCACGCTGCCCGCCGACGCGGGCCAGGCGCAGCTCGACGCGGCGCTCGCCGAGCTGAACGCCGACCCGGCCTGCCACGGCTACATCGTCCAGCTCCCGCTCCCGGCCCACCTGGACACCCAGCGGGCGCTCGAATCCATCGACCCGGACAAGGACGCCGACGGCCTGCACCCGGTCAACCTGGGCCGACTCGTGCTCGGCTACGA
The genomic region above belongs to Micromonospora sp. WMMD1128 and contains:
- a CDS encoding ABC transporter ATP-binding protein, with the protein product MPTPASPTPPGGHLLEVRDLHVEFRTREGVARVINGVTYHLDAGETLAVLGESGSGKSVTAQAIMGILDTPPAYVRAGEIRYQGRDLLTRSESERRQVRGAEIAMIFQDALSALNPVFPVGWQIGESLRQRAGLSRADARRRAVELMDLVRIPAAAKRLGDHPHQFSGGMRQRVMIAMALALDPKVLIADEPTTALDVTVQAQIMDLLADLRRDLGMALILITHDLGVVAGVADRIAVMYAGRIVEHADVRALYRAPAHPYTKGLLESIPRLDVRGQELSTIRGLPPNLMRIPSGCPFHPRCPYARQVCVDEVPHDLVLGDGRTSACHFAQEVHDDR
- a CDS encoding dipeptide ABC transporter ATP-binding protein, producing MTADPGKVRGETILAVDELVKHFPITRGVLFKRQIGAVRAVDGVSFELRRGETLGVVGESGCGKSTLARLLMRLETPTAGRATLEGRDLFRAGGAELRRVRRNMQMVMQDPYTSLNPRMTVGDIVGEPFAIHPDAAPKGSRRQRVRELLDVVGLNPEHINRYPHQFSGGQRQRIGIARALALRPEIIVCDEPVSALDVSIQAQVINLLRQLQDEFGLSYIFIAHDLSVVRHICDRVAVMYLGRIVEIGTEEQIYQRATHPYTQALLSAVPVPDPEARDRRTVIRLTGDVPSPADPPSGCRFRTRCWKAEEVCAVQDPQTVPRAADPHPSACHFAEVRPDV
- a CDS encoding ABC transporter permease, encoding MLRFILRRLLQMVLAFFGTTLIVYALMFAGQGDPIQALAGERPVTAAQRAYLTEKYHLDATGIGGFLYRYVNYLGGLLRGDLGESLTGRQIGDILAAAWPVTVKLALIAIAVTIGVGVTAGVIAGIRRAGVFDYATLVLTLLVLGIPTIVLAPLAQYFLGVRWPIFPPTAGAQPSLWALLLPGLVLGSLSLATALRLTRTSVSENLRADYVRTARSKGLVRRRIVGVHVLRNSLIPVVTFLGVELGNLMSGAIITEGVFNIPGVGFNLFRGIRTEDGPLVVGIVSVLVVVYLLSNLVVDVLYAVLDPRIRYE
- a CDS encoding ABC transporter permease — translated: MSDFETVAATEDQSARRGVSGEPATPDRAGEPRRPRSLAGDAWRDLRRNPVFWLSLLLVALVAAMAVAPGLFAANDPRDCVLSRQHAGPSGGAIFGYDFQGCDTFARAVYGARASLLVGAFSALITGVIALVVGMVAGFFGGWVDAVLSRVIDIVLGIPLLLAAIVLLKRVSTSGETVRLFAVILVLALLGWTTAARVVRSSVITAREQDYVAAARMLGAGNGRIMWRHILPNALAPAIVVLTIALGSFIAAEATLSFLGIGLKAPTISWGIDIDAGRVHMRESATPLIVPSAFLALTVLAFIMLGDAVRDAFDPKLR
- the purH gene encoding bifunctional phosphoribosylaminoimidazolecarboxamide formyltransferase/IMP cyclohydrolase translates to MSTTEDGRRPIRRALVSVYDKTGLVELARALHGAGVEIVSTGSTASTISGAGVPVTPVEQVTGFPEILDGRVKTLHPKIHGGLLADLRRDAHAGQLDEHGIAGIDLLVSNLYPFQATVASGADQDECVEQIDIGGPAMVRAAAKNHASVAVVTDPAAYPAVVAALADGGFTLARRRALAARAFADIADYDVAVADWFATTVAPAEDGWPEFAGLALRRRAVLRYGENPHQSAALYTDPGAPAGLAQAEQLHGKEMSYNNYVDADAAWRAVHDFPGQPAVAVIKHANPCGIAVGADVAEAHRKAHACDPVSAFGGVIAVNGPVGVELARQVAEIFTEVLVAPGFDADALELLRAKKNLRLLRAPAYAPRPAEWRPVSGGVLVQARDAVDAPGDDPAGWTLATGDPADEATLRDLAFAWRAVRAVKSNAILLARDGATVGVGMGQVNRVDSARLAVARAGDERARGSVCASDAFFPFADGPQILIDAGVRAIVQPGGSIRDEETIAACKEAGVTMYLTGTRHFFH
- a CDS encoding ABC transporter substrate-binding protein, with the translated sequence MRVRRLAAWAALPLAVTLGLTACGPGGGSGGASDPDAAVRIEIAEPQHLVPTNTNETSGSQVLSALFSPLVDYDEANKPHEVAAESVTSSDNKVWTIKLKPGYTFHNGEKVTADNYVDAWNYGAYAPNGQNSSYFFEKIAGYDDLQGEKPKAETLSGLKKVDDLTFTVTLTEPYVDFKTMLGYTAFYPLPEAAFSAPGVLAEGYEQAPIGQGPFKMKGTWQHDAKVEVERYDAFPGQQPKVGGVEFRIYQQPTAAYADVLADNLDVIKTIPTENLSTAATDLGDRFQQSPASSLQVLAFPTFQKEFSKPEVRKAISMAIDRDEITTSIFKDSQQPARSFVSPVVAGYRENTIGTAGAFDPAKAKAMYEAAGGPQKIELSYNGDGGHKDWIDATCNQLKANLGVECVGNAEPKFADLLTKLKQKQSVGLFRMGWVMDYPSMENYLGPLYSTNGSSNYYGYSNPEFDKLLAEGARAATEDEAIKKYQAAEDLLAQDLPVIPLRYGQNNFGHSTKVTNVHVDLFDRVDLLEIERA